The Terriglobales bacterium genome includes a region encoding these proteins:
- the hisS gene encoding histidine--tRNA ligase, translated as MIKSVRGTRDLLPPETAVWNFVEAAARDVFRIYNFHEIRTPIIEDLQLFKRSVGEETDIVSKEMFAWEDRARAESEKGQWLALRPENTAGVVRAYIEHKMWERPGLQKLFYIGPQFRRERPQKGRYRQFYQIGAEVIGPTAAGSESPAVDAEVLEMLVTLLDRVGISGWELQLNSVGDANCRPKYFAALQEALRDVVKNMCSDCQRRAETNPLRVFDCKVPEDQPIIEKLPRMSDYLDESCRTHFQAVQDILRSLEVPFVLNSRLVRGLDYYTRTAFEFTHGALGAQNAILGGGRYDGLSENLGGPPAPGIGFAIGEDRFVMAIQESAEAVSSKPDVYIAPLGAGMDREAARLARELRQHDVIVELGNESFRLKKSLETASKIGARFALIVGENEIKANEFALKNLATGEQITVPRAGLATKIQSVRG; from the coding sequence ATGATCAAATCAGTTCGTGGAACCCGCGATCTGCTGCCGCCCGAGACGGCGGTGTGGAATTTTGTGGAGGCTGCTGCTCGCGATGTTTTCCGCATCTACAACTTTCACGAAATCCGTACGCCGATTATCGAAGACCTGCAGCTTTTTAAACGCTCGGTGGGGGAAGAGACCGATATTGTCTCCAAAGAGATGTTTGCCTGGGAGGACCGCGCCCGCGCGGAGAGCGAAAAAGGGCAGTGGCTGGCCCTGCGTCCGGAAAATACCGCCGGTGTTGTGCGCGCTTACATTGAGCACAAGATGTGGGAGCGGCCCGGCTTACAAAAGCTGTTTTACATCGGCCCGCAGTTTCGCCGCGAGCGCCCGCAGAAGGGAAGATATCGCCAGTTCTACCAGATTGGCGCCGAGGTCATTGGTCCTACCGCTGCCGGAAGTGAGTCGCCTGCTGTAGATGCCGAAGTCCTTGAGATGCTGGTTACGCTGCTTGATCGCGTGGGCATTAGCGGATGGGAGCTGCAACTCAACTCCGTAGGCGACGCCAATTGCCGGCCCAAGTATTTTGCCGCGCTACAAGAGGCTCTACGCGATGTGGTGAAAAACATGTGCAGCGATTGCCAGCGGCGCGCCGAAACCAACCCTCTGCGGGTCTTTGACTGCAAGGTGCCTGAAGACCAGCCCATCATCGAAAAGCTGCCGCGCATGAGTGACTACCTGGATGAAAGTTGCCGCACGCACTTCCAGGCAGTGCAGGATATCCTGCGCTCTCTCGAAGTCCCGTTTGTGCTCAACAGCCGCCTGGTGCGCGGGCTTGATTACTACACGCGTACGGCATTCGAGTTCACGCACGGCGCACTGGGAGCGCAAAACGCAATCTTGGGCGGCGGCCGCTATGACGGCCTCTCGGAGAACCTGGGCGGCCCGCCCGCGCCAGGCATTGGCTTTGCCATTGGCGAAGACCGCTTTGTGATGGCCATTCAGGAGTCGGCGGAAGCGGTATCGTCCAAGCCGGATGTTTACATCGCTCCCTTGGGTGCAGGCATGGACCGCGAGGCCGCCCGGCTGGCCCGCGAGTTGCGCCAGCATGATGTGATTGTCGAGCTGGGGAATGAAAGCTTCCGTCTGAAGAAATCGCTCGAAACCGCCAGCAAGATCGGCGCACGCTTTGCCCTGATCGTAGGAGAGAATGAAATTAAAGCCAACGAGTTTGCGCTTAAGAATCTCGCTACCGGTGAACAGATCACAGTTCCTCGTGCAGGTCTGGCCACAAAAATTCAATCTGTACGCGGATAG